From Halobacterium sp. R2-5, the proteins below share one genomic window:
- a CDS encoding succinylglutamate desuccinylase/aspartoacylase family protein, which translates to MTDGAFTYNGGRVDPGERVNFRFSVSETYLGDPVRIPVTIVNGEQPGPTVFLSAASHGDELNGIEVVREVAHEWSHANLNGTLVCMPVLNVPGFVTQERYLPVYDRDLNRSFPGNEGSTSAKRMADQIFRNFIEPCDLGLDFHTSTRGRTNMLHVRADMADEDVVRVARAFGANVIIDSEGASGTLRREASETGVPTITVEMGEAHRFQRHLIDRALDGVESVLADFRVYPTDAVRWPGWRTIVTSDQKTWIRADDGGLVEMRHTRGDLVHEGEVICTISNPFKTDVLEVEAPFTGLLVGMLENPVVYPGNPIVHLVELDAATQRAYERDRAERSRAPRP; encoded by the coding sequence ATGACCGACGGGGCGTTCACGTACAACGGCGGCCGAGTGGACCCGGGAGAGCGTGTCAACTTCCGGTTCAGCGTCAGCGAGACGTACCTCGGCGACCCGGTCCGCATCCCGGTCACTATCGTGAACGGCGAACAGCCCGGGCCGACCGTCTTCCTCTCGGCGGCCTCCCACGGCGACGAGCTGAACGGCATCGAGGTGGTGCGGGAGGTCGCCCACGAGTGGTCGCACGCGAACCTCAACGGGACGCTCGTCTGCATGCCGGTGCTGAACGTCCCCGGGTTCGTCACGCAGGAGCGGTACCTCCCGGTGTACGACCGCGACCTCAACCGCTCGTTCCCCGGCAACGAGGGGTCGACGAGCGCGAAGCGGATGGCCGACCAGATCTTCCGGAACTTCATCGAGCCCTGCGACCTCGGGCTGGACTTCCACACGTCGACCCGCGGGCGCACGAACATGCTCCACGTCCGCGCGGACATGGCCGACGAGGACGTCGTCCGAGTGGCGCGGGCGTTCGGGGCGAACGTCATCATCGACAGCGAGGGAGCCAGCGGGACGCTCCGTCGCGAGGCCTCCGAGACCGGCGTTCCGACTATCACAGTCGAGATGGGGGAGGCGCACCGCTTCCAGCGCCACCTCATCGACCGCGCGCTCGACGGCGTGGAGAGCGTGCTCGCGGACTTCCGCGTCTATCCGACGGACGCCGTCCGCTGGCCGGGCTGGCGGACCATCGTCACCAGCGACCAGAAGACGTGGATTCGCGCAGACGACGGCGGCCTCGTGGAGATGCGGCACACGCGCGGCGACCTCGTCCACGAGGGCGAGGTCATCTGCACCATCTCGAACCCGTTCAAGACCGACGTCTTGGAGGTCGAAGCGCCGTTCACGGGGCTGCTCGTCGGGATGCTGGAGAACCCCGTGGTCTACCCGGGCAACCCCATCGTCCACCTCGTGGAACTCGACGCGGCGACCCAGCGAGCCTACGAGCGCGACCGCGCCGAGCGCTCCCGGGCACCCCGGCCGTAG